The Oncorhynchus keta strain PuntledgeMale-10-30-2019 unplaced genomic scaffold, Oket_V2 Un_contig_29639_pilon_pilon, whole genome shotgun sequence genome includes a window with the following:
- the LOC127923420 gene encoding 5-formyltetrahydrofolate cyclo-ligase-like, with protein MAALRAAKQAMRREIKKRVAALDDQEKLRQSRVISQRWVVLAPLGGLTRPWTPSPLPRTPGAPPPSAPGNPCVARQPVEPKPDLLFKHPKYARCERIAVFLSMHDEVRTEEIIQDLFKHGKTCFMPKYLTQGTSNHMDMVKLTSMEDMMSLPLTSWNIRQPAADDNTREEALETG; from the exons ATGGCCGCCTTGCGTGCAGCCAAACAAGCTATgaggagagaaataaagaaacGAGTAGCTGCGTTGGACGATCAAGAGAAACTTCGCCAGTCTCGAGTCATTTCGCAAAG GTGGGTGGTGTTGGCCCCCTTAGGGGGTCTTACCCGGCCATGGACCCCCAGCCCACTCCCGAGGACCCCTGGAGCCCCCCCTCCATCAGCACCTGGTAACCCGTGCGTGGCTAGACAGCCTGTGGAGCCAAAGCCTGATTTA CTCTTCAAACACCCCAAGTATGCCAGGTGTGAGCGCATCGCTGTGTTCCTCAGCATGCACGACGAGGTGAGAACAGAGGAGATCATTCAGGACTTGTTTAAGCACGGTAAGACCTGCTTTATGCCCAAGTACTTGACCCAGGGCACCAGTAACCACATGGACATGGTGAAGCTCACCAGCATGGAGGATATGATGTCACTGCCTCTGACTTCCTGGAACATCAGACAGCCTGCCGCCGACGACAACACCAGAGAGGAGGCCTTGGAGACAGGTTAG